A window of the Streptomyces sp. Ag109_O5-10 genome harbors these coding sequences:
- a CDS encoding class II aldolase/adducin family protein has product MAEQRRDERDGRGGRARPPGVSEPRRRDVRAEEADAWLELVATARRTVSDGLVVGTSGNVSVRVGDTVLVTPSGVPYDRLGPDDVTGVDLAGRRVLGTRVPTSELPMHLAVYNSTDAGAVVHTHAVHATAVSTLVPELPAIHYMSAALGGAVRVAPYATYGTDELAENMLRALAGRSACLLQNHGTITYGTTLTQAYDRTAQLEWMCRLWLTASAVPGLTPSLLSPEQVAQAGQQLRGYGQTEG; this is encoded by the coding sequence ATGGCTGAGCAGCGGCGGGACGAGCGTGACGGACGGGGCGGACGGGCCCGCCCCCCAGGTGTGTCGGAGCCGCGAAGACGGGATGTGCGCGCGGAGGAGGCGGACGCCTGGCTCGAACTCGTCGCCACCGCCCGCCGCACGGTCTCCGACGGACTGGTCGTCGGCACCTCGGGCAACGTCTCGGTCCGCGTCGGCGACACCGTGCTGGTCACGCCGTCGGGTGTGCCTTATGACCGGCTCGGTCCGGACGACGTGACGGGGGTGGACCTCGCCGGCCGCCGGGTGCTCGGCACCCGGGTCCCGACCAGCGAGCTGCCGATGCACCTCGCGGTCTACAACAGCACCGACGCCGGGGCCGTCGTCCACACCCACGCCGTCCACGCGACGGCCGTCTCCACGCTCGTCCCCGAGCTGCCGGCCATTCACTACATGTCCGCCGCCCTCGGCGGCGCGGTCCGGGTTGCCCCCTATGCGACGTACGGCACCGACGAGTTGGCCGAGAACATGCTCCGCGCGCTGGCCGGCCGCTCCGCCTGCCTCCTCCAGAACCACGGCACGATCACCTACGGCACCACCCTCACCCAGGCCTACGACCGCACCGCCCAGCTGGAGTGGATGTGCCGCCTGTGGCTGACGGCGTCCGCGGTACCGGGCCTGACCCCGAGCCTGCTCTCCCCGGAACAGGTGGCGCAGGCCGGGCAGCAGCTGAGGGGATACGGGCAGACGGAGGGGTGA
- a CDS encoding alpha/beta hydrolase, whose amino-acid sequence MRPVKVTAAAVGAVLAAGAAGVAAGRFASDAALKAPPGRPLPTEPRLTVHGTAAGRITLTRDLASLRPGTYGLAGDGAHAVVGAVLESAADTPDTVVRRLERVTHGTFETGDRAWLTANVHIGNPGTALGLEYADIDLPGELGPLPAWFVPGDRDTWVIAVHGLGTTRELAMNVMAFLHARRLPVLALAYRGDLGAPRPPDGLNHLGESEWRDLDAAIRYAVRYGARRVVLHGWSTGATMALRAAAHSALRERISGLVLDSPVLSWEATLRALAQARHTPEPLLPLAVRAAQGRAGLHPDHAGDPVDPDQLTVPTLVVHGPDDAVAPWVYSRRLAERRPDLVALHTVPDAPHGAMWNADPEEYEERLRRFLTPLM is encoded by the coding sequence GTGCGCCCAGTCAAAGTCACGGCCGCTGCCGTCGGTGCCGTACTCGCCGCCGGTGCGGCCGGCGTGGCCGCGGGGCGGTTCGCGAGTGACGCCGCGCTGAAGGCACCGCCCGGCCGGCCGCTGCCCACCGAACCCCGGCTCACCGTGCACGGCACCGCGGCCGGCCGCATCACCCTCACCCGCGACCTCGCCTCGCTGCGCCCCGGCACCTACGGGCTGGCCGGCGACGGCGCCCACGCGGTCGTCGGGGCCGTCCTGGAGTCGGCCGCGGACACCCCCGACACCGTCGTGCGACGGCTGGAACGGGTGACCCACGGCACCTTCGAGACCGGCGACCGGGCCTGGCTCACCGCCAACGTCCACATCGGCAACCCGGGCACGGCCCTGGGCCTGGAGTACGCGGACATCGACCTGCCCGGCGAACTCGGCCCGCTGCCCGCCTGGTTCGTGCCCGGCGACCGGGACACCTGGGTGATCGCGGTGCACGGCCTCGGCACCACCCGCGAGCTCGCCATGAACGTCATGGCGTTCCTGCACGCCCGGCGCCTGCCGGTGCTCGCCCTCGCCTACCGCGGCGACCTCGGCGCCCCGCGCCCCCCGGACGGACTGAACCACCTCGGCGAGAGCGAGTGGCGCGACCTGGACGCGGCGATCCGCTACGCCGTCCGCTACGGCGCCCGCCGCGTCGTCCTGCACGGCTGGTCCACCGGCGCCACCATGGCCCTGCGCGCCGCCGCCCACTCGGCACTGCGCGAGCGGATCTCCGGCCTCGTCCTGGACTCCCCGGTGCTCAGCTGGGAGGCCACCCTGCGTGCCCTCGCCCAGGCCCGGCACACCCCCGAGCCCCTGCTGCCGCTCGCCGTGCGGGCCGCCCAGGGCCGCGCCGGCCTGCACCCCGACCACGCCGGCGACCCTGTCGACCCGGACCAGCTCACCGTGCCCACCCTGGTCGTGCACGGCCCCGACGACGCGGTGGCCCCCTGGGTGTACTCCCGCAGGCTCGCCGAGCGGCGCCCCGACCTGGTGGCCCTGCACACCGTCCCGGACGCCCCGCACGGCGCCATGTGGAACGCCGACCCGGAGGAGTACGAGGAACGACTGCGCCGGTTCCTCACGCCCCTGATGTGA